Proteins found in one Balearica regulorum gibbericeps isolate bBalReg1 chromosome 17, bBalReg1.pri, whole genome shotgun sequence genomic segment:
- the LRRC43 gene encoding leucine-rich repeat-containing protein 43: MAGPGRCSISAAFREHLRHLRLQDFPCGRGSWNESRFDARTSPRRGRPGLGAAPTGQEEAMPPGEESPEALMELLSDRQSPWALPPDCSPQDQRLREMAVLTPELVRGSKIFQVFRSLRIVGKGVEEVDEGLLQLQQLEELILSANQISRITSANLPRTLKVLELCCNAVADLQDLCAQPPPELQHLGLGYNRLRGPSQDKYLTADFWPNLVSLDLSFNNFTDLLGLVSQLSSLQKLRVLVLQGNPLALIPTYRGFLVDSLPKLSILDDVHIGPDERHQFHGLARQPELIRSEARVVVSIGEIQGVPDPSVRQQLEVGSKAPVITYSYCVMYEFAEGEEIEDDSSTEVSKIHQSPVVATLDVDSSALDTGEMKGQQDPAATEEPKTHSAKVVVTPGKPWADTIDCSYRKEHTAKDLEGLKSYLAAGTIVSVVEEKVVSWPVDAEPEENAVTNRKAGRGLQKDNAKGPMPRDKQKKKKEKEKPCELRSDPPIRRTLGTGRVTLEALLATEDLVATVCDFGILITEQPLQPPSLEKDRKKGKDKSKKPKAERESRARWKTRSTEGKRKSKDSAELEESRGLQPVPLTVQFQMQLLRWPSAPGTQSQESVATAAGKTQ, encoded by the exons aTGGCAGGACCCGGCCGCTGCAGCATCTCGGCTGCTTTTCGGGAGCACCTGCGGCACCTGCGTCTGCAGGACTTCCCCTGCGGCCGTGGCAGCTGG aACGAGTCTCGCTTCGACGCGCGCACGAGCCCCCGCAGAGgccggccggggctgggggcagccccaACTGGGCAGGAGGAAGCCATGCCACCGGGCGAGGAGAGCCCCGAGGCGCTGATGGAGCTGCTGAGCGACCGGCAGAGCCCCTGGGCGCTGCCACCAGACTGCAGCCCCCAGGACCAGCGCCTGCGGGAAATGGCCGTGCTGACGCCCGAGCTCGTCCGAGGCTCCAAAATCTTCCAGGTCTTCAGGTCCCTGCGGATCGTTGGCAAGGGA GTGGAGGAGGTCGACGAGGGTCTGTTGCAGttacagcagctggaggagctcaTCCTCAGCGCCAACCAGATCAGCAGGATAACCTCGGCCAACCTGCCCCGGACGCTGAAG GTCCTGGAGCTCTGCTGCAACGCTGTGGCTGATCTGCAGGACCTGTGCGCTCAGCCTCCTCCGGAGCTGCAGCACTTGGGGCTGGGATACAACAGGCTGCGCGGCCCTTCGCAGGACAAGTACCTCACTGCGGACTTCTG GCCAAATCTTGTCTCCCTTGACCTGAGCTTTAACAACTTCACAGATCTGCTGGGGCTGGTCTCCCAGCTGTCCAGTCTGCAGAAGCTCCGCGTCCTGGTGCTCCAAGGGAACCCGCTGGCTCTCATTCCCACTTACAGAGGCTTCCTTGTGGACAGCTTGCCCAAGCTCTCCATCCTTGATGACGTCCACATAGGGCCTGATGAGAGGCACCAGTTCCACGGTTTGGCGAGACAGCCAG AGCTGATCAGGAGTGAAGCACGAGTGGTCGTGAGCATTGGGGAAATCCAGGGAGTCCCTGATCCCAGCGTTCGTCAGCAGCTGGAGGTTGGCTCCAAGGCTCCGGTGATCACCTACAGCTACTGTGTGATGTACGAGTTTGCAGAGGGCGAGGAGATCGAGGACGATAGCAGCACTGAGGTTT CAAAAATCCATCAGAGTCCCGTGGTGGCCACCCTGGATGTggacagctctgctctggacACAGGAGAAATGAAGGGCCAGCAGGACCCTGCAGCCACCGAGGAGCCCAAGACCCACTCTG CAAAGGTGGTTGTCACCCCTGGAAAGCCCTGGGCAGACACCATCGACTGCAGCTACAGGAAGGAGCACACAGCCAAGGACTTAGAGGGGCTGAAGTCCTACCTGGCGGCTGGAACGATCGTCTCGGTCGTGGAGGAGAAG GTGGTCTCGTGGCCTGTGGATGCTGagccagaagaaaatgcagtcaCGAATAGGAAGGCAGGACGGGGGCTGCAGAAGGACAATGCCAAG GGTCCTATGCCCAGggacaagcagaaaaagaagaaggagaaggagaagccATGTGAGCTCCGCAGCGACCCTCCCATTCGGAGGACCCTGGGCACCGGGAGGGTGACCCTGGAGGCCCTGCTGGCCACCGAGGACCTGGTGGCAACTGTGTGTGACTTTGGGATCCTGATCACTGAGCAGCCGCTGCAGCCACCAAGTCTGGAGAAG gacaggaaaaaaggcaaagacaagagcaaaaaaccaaaagcagagagagaaagtcGAGCCAGATGGAAAACAAGGTCTACCGAAG